DNA from Larimichthys crocea isolate SSNF chromosome XIII, L_crocea_2.0, whole genome shotgun sequence:
AAAATACATATGTAACAtaccatatactgtatgtctttaCCTATAGTGCTGCAGGTGGCAAAACAAGATGTTTGTAGAAGAGTGTGTGGTATTCTCCATATTACATGACATTTGTAGGATTTTTATAGTGCCATTGTTTCATTTCCTAAAGTGCCGAAGCTCACTGTACACATCTGATTGGACTCCATGTAACTCCTACAAAAAAGTCAAAGCATTTgatcacagaaacataaattatataaatttAACCTGGAACAGTTGTAATATTTACTGTCTTAGTAGCTGAAACAATGCTTTACCTGGTAGGGAGATTCTGTCACCTCTGTTGCCATTTTCTTTGATATTGACGGTTGTAGATTTCTTTTAcctgttaaaaaatgtaaaattgtcAGTGACCATCTCCCATATTACCACCCAACATACTCACAAATTCCCAACAACACACATTAAATTAATCCTCACCATCATGAGAGTCCCAttccctccttctcttgtgGTGAGTTGCAAAGcagaacacagaaacagcaatGAAGATGGTCAAGATTATATCAGAGGCAATAATGCCAATTACGGACGCCATGTTTATTACATAACACGAACCACAGTCtgtgaaggagagaagaggttgtaacacacaaatcaaaacacacaaaatcatacCCCAGCATCCCACAAGAACCAAAGGTTTGAGAAAGCTAGATACCTTGCTGTCCTTCTGCAGACCCTGAAAATATAAAGAATTCATAAAACATCAGGTAATAACAACAGTTACTGTATCATCCCCAGTAATtcactataaacacacataactCACCAAACAGTGAACCCACAATACAAAGTCCATCAGTCATCTTTCTTCTTGATGTTGGTTTCTGGTTAAGGAGGAAACGAAAAGGTTGAGGGCTACCTGTCCGTCTGTTCTGCTCTTTGGAATGACTGCGTTGTCGCACccataaataaacaagatgtTGGTTGTCAAAGATGGGAGGGTTcatcaaaaaagaaatatcCGCTGGCTATACTGGCCATGCTGTGAGGGTGTCAACATGTGGCTATGTTAGGAGGAAGAGGTTGGCGTTTACTGAGAGAAGAGGAAGCTAGCGCTTCTTCATATTCATTGCATTCTTTATGTGAGGGCTGCTTGTCTCATATAAACACATTCTGTCAAATTCAATCATGACAATTCAGGCCTACTTTTTAACAGCATATTAATTCTCATATCGAAGTTGTGCCAAGTTAGGAAGCTGTAATAAGGTCAGTTTCATTGTACTTGCAGTTTCTGCTGAAATACGATTATATCTTTGAATAGAGCATTTCCTCATGACCTGTGGTTAAGTGCAGGCGACAGGCCACAGTCACTGCTACCTAGTCTGTGAGCCATCAAAAACCACAGGTTTATCTTTAATGATGCTGTACTGTCAGCGAAATGAAAGCACAcctttgttgtttctgtcaagagactttttagttttatgtataaatacaaatgacaaaatacttCAAATGATGAATATATTACAATTATAGCATATACCCTATGTGAAAAGCATGTGTACTGAGCATacacagacagcaacaacaataaaatatttattaaaa
Protein-coding regions in this window:
- the tyrobp gene encoding TYRO protein tyrosine kinase-binding protein — translated: MNPPIFDNQHLVYLWVRQRSHSKEQNRRTGSPQPFRFLLNQKPTSRRKMTDGLCIVGSLFGSAEGQQDCGSCYVINMASVIGIIASDIILTIFIAVSVFCFATHHKRRREWDSHDGKRNLQPSISKKMATEVTESPYQELHGVQSDVYSELRHFRK